The Variovorax paradoxus DNA window AATAGATCAGCATCGGCAGCGACGGATCGGAGAGAAAGTAGAGCAGTGCCGAGAAGGCCAGCACGAAGCCGATCGGCACGCCCAGCACCAGCCCGCCAATGAAGCCGGCCGCCAGCAGCAGGCCGCTCGGGATGGCGTGCTGCGGCACCAGTGCGTTCCAGCCGAAGATCGCCGTCATCAGCAGCACGCACGCGGCCAGCGTGCCGAGCACCACGCGGCGCGGACCGTTGAGTGCATTGGCTAGGCCGAACAGCGTCATGAACAGGCTGCCGATCACCACCGGATAGACATAGAGCCATTGCGGCAGGCCGATGGACGTGGTCTGCTCGTAGGTGTCCACCAGCAGCAGCGTCGACGAGAGGAGCAGGCTCGCCGCCACCCCGGCGATGATCCAGTGGCTCACCTGCATCAGTGCGGGCTGCCAGTGCGCCGGCAGCAGGTGGCGGAACAGGTCGATGCCCACGTGCTGGCTGCGCGCGAGCACAGTGGCGGCGCCGAAGAACACCAGCACGATCATCAGCGCACGCGCGATCTCCTCGGCCCAGTCCACCGGGTCGTGCAGGAAGTAGCGGAACACGACCGAGAGAAAGACCACGACCACGTCGGTCGCGAGCACGACGGCCGACAGGATCTCGGTCCAGCGGTTCAGTGCGCGGAGCCACCCGCCCGAGACGGTGTCGTGGCGAAAGCCCAGCGAGGATGCAGCGACCGCGGTCATGGCCTCAGACCCGCGCCCCGTTGACCGCGGCAAAGAGCGGCGCCGTCGCGGGGTACTGCTTGGCGAAGTCCGCCCAGAGCCTGCTTTCCATCTCCTTGCGCACGGTCGCGCGTTCGGCCGCAGCCATCGGGAAGAAGGCCACGCCCTTGCGCTGCAGCTCCTCGATCGCGGCCTTGCCCTTGTCGCTCGCGATGGCGCGCTGCTGCGTGGTCGCATCGTTGACGGCCTTCAGGAAGGCCGGGCGCAGGCTGGCGGGAATCTTGTCCATGCCGCGCTTGCCGACTACCACCACCATCGGGCTGAACAGGTGCTCGGTGAGCCAGCAGGACTTGACCACTTCGTTGAGCTTGCTGGCCAGCACCGTGGCCGCATCGTGCTCGAAGCCGTCGACCACACCGGTCTGCGCCGCCATGTAGAGCTCGCCGAAGGGAATGGGCGTGGGGATCGCACCCATCAGCTTGAAGGTCTCGATGAAGGCCGGCGTGGGCAGCACGCGCAGCTTGACGCCCTTGATCTCGGCCAGCGACTTAACCGGCGCCTTGGTGTAGACGCTGCGCGCGCCGAAATGCGAAGCCCAGGTCAGGATGGAGCAGCCCGAGCGCTTCTGCAGCAGCTCGTTGAGCGTTGCTCCGGCCGGGCCTTCGAGCGCCTTGCCGGCGTGGGCGTAGCTGTCGAACAGGTAGCCCAGGTCGAGCATGCCGATCTCGGGCGAGATGGTGGCGAAGATGGAGGAGCCGGTCACCATCATGTCGACCGAACCGACCTTGACCTGCTGCACCACGTCGCTTTCCTTGCCCAGTTGGTTGTTGGGGAAATAGTCGATGCGGATGGCGTCGCCCACGGCCGCCTTGAGATTGGCCTGCATCCGCTGGCACCACACGTAGTGGGCGGCGTTGTCGTCCGCCAGCATCGAGGAGGAGAAGCGCAGCGCAATGGTCGATTGCGCGCGGACGAGGGCAGGAAATCCTGCAAGTGCGGCCAGCGATGCGGCGGCGCCCGCATGCACGAATTGGCGGCGTGGAATCGAAACCATGCTTGTCTCCAGTCTTGTGTCGAACAGATGCACAGGATCGAGGTGTATCGATTTACTGTACCGGTTTACTGTATCGATATACAAGCCGATTGAAGATGCGGGTTTTCCCGCGCTGGTGGACTTTGCATGCTGGGGAGATGGGCCTTGCCTGGCGCTGCGAAGGGGCGGCCGTCGACGCAGGCCCGATCAGGCGCGCCGCTTGAAGAGCGCCGACGCACCGCTGGCGTGCGCCACGTCCTCGGCTGTTGCAAGAAGGGCCGGCCCCAGTTCGAGCATGCGTTCTTCCGTCAGCCGAACCAGCGGCCCGGCGATGGTGATGACGCCGATCACCGCGCCGTTGCCGCTGCGCACCGGTGCGGCCATGGCCGTCATGGCGGGCGCGAACACCTCGTTGATCATCGCGAAGCCGCGCTTGCGCGCAGCGCGCAAGAACACCAGCAGTGCCTTGACGGTGGTCGGTGCCTTGGGGCCGAAGTCCTCGGGTTTGCCAAAGCCTTGCCGGGCGACCAGCTGCAGCGCCTGTTCGTCCGTCATCGTCGACAGCCAGGCGTGCCCGGCGGAGCTGCACGAGAGGTTGACCGACAGGCCCATGTCCGGGTCGTAGCGCAGGCCGCGCGTGGCGCCCTGCGCCTTGGCGACGAAGGTCAGCTCGTCGCCGTCGACCACCGCCAGCCGCACCAGTTCGCCCGCTTCGGCCGCGAGCCTGTCGAGCAGCGGTTGCGCCACGTCCACGATGCCGCTGTTGCTCAGGAAGCTCAGGCCGAGCGACACGAGCTTGATCGTGAGCATGTAGTCGCCGTGGCTCTGGTCCTGCCGCACGTAGCCGCAGCGGATCAGTTCGCTCAGCAGGCGATGGGTGGCGCTCAGGGGCATCTGCAGCTCGGCGGAGAGCGCGGAGAGCGCGCGGCCTTCGGGGTGGCCGGCCAGGTGCTCAAGGACCTTGAAGCTGCGTTCGAGTATGGCGGTCATGTCGTCCGGAGGATGGGGCAGGCACGACTCTAGCTCTTTTGCCAAGTGTTTTCACTAGTGGAAATGATTCTCCACTTTTCTCCTAAGATCGCGCCGGCATCACTTTGCTGGAGATCATCTTGAGAATGCTTCATCGCTCGCTGGCCGTCGCAGGCCTGGCCCTCGCACTGGCGGTTCCGGCGCTCGCGCAGGAGGCGCAGGACCGCGTCATTCGCTTCGGCCACCTCAACAATGCCGACCATCCGGTGAGCTTCGGCGTGAAGCGTTTTGCCGAGCTGCTGGCGGCCAAGAGCGGCGGCAGGATGAAGGTGCAGGAGTACCCGGCCTCGCAGCTGGGCAACGAGATGCAGCAGCAGTCGGCGCTCCAGGGCGGCGTGCAGCAGATGTCGGCGCCGGCCACCACCTCGCTGGCGGGCATCGTGAAGGAGTTCGGGCTCGTCGACTTTCCGTTCGCGGTCGGCAACTTCGCGCAGGCCGATGCGCTGCTCGACGGCCCGCTGGGGCAGGCGCTGATCGCCAAGCTTCCGGAGAAGGGCCTGATCGCGCTGGGCTACTGGGACCTCGGGTTCCGCAACGTCACCAACAGCAAGCGCCCGATCGCCCGGGCCGAAGACCTGGAGGGCCTGAAGATCCGCGTCATTCCCAACCCGGTGTTCCTGGAGACCTTCAAGGCCTTCAAGGCCAACCCGGTGCCGATGCCCTTCGCGGAGCTCTATGGCGCGCTCGAGTCGAAGGCGGTGGACGGGCAGGAGAACCCGTACTCGGTGATTCTTTCGAACAAGTTCTTCGAAGTGCAGAAGTTCGTGAGCGCCACCAACCACGTGTACGCGGCCAACATCGTGCTGGTCAGCAAGAAGTTCTGGGATTCGCTCACTCCCGCGGAGCAGAAGATGATGCGCGAGGCCGCCGACGAGGCCCGCGGCTATCAGCGCCAGGTGAGCCGCGCGGCCGCGCAGAGGGCCGTGGGCGAGCTCCAGGCCAAGGGCGCGCAGTTCAACGAGCTTGCGCCGGCCGAGCAGGCCCGCATGCGGCAGATCGCGAAACCGGTCGTCGAGCGCTTTTCCGCCAGCTACGACTCCGCCATGGTCAAGCTCTACGGCGACGAACTGGCGCGCATCCGCAAATAGACACCAGCCACAAAAGCTTTTCTTCCATGAAAATCCTCGTCCTGCACGGCCCCAACCTCAACCTGTTCGGCCGCCGCGAACCCCACATCTACGGCACCACCACGCTGGCCGAGATCAACGCGCAGCTGCACAAGCTCGCAAGCGAAATTGGCGCAACGCTCGAAACGATCCAGTCGAACCATGAAGGCGAGCTGGTCGATTTCCTGCACGCGCACATCGACGACGCGCAAGGGGCGCTGATCAATCCGGCCGGCCTCACGCAGCACGGCGTTTCGCTGCACGATGCGATCAAGGCCATGCCGTTTCCGACCATCGAGGTGCACATGTCGAACATCGCCGCGCGCGAAGCCTGGCGCGCGCACTCGATCATCTCGCCGGCCGTCAGGGGCACGATCCAGGGCCTGGGCCCGCAGTCGTATCTGGCCGCGCTGCGCGCACTGGTCGAAATGCAGAACACGTCGCTGGCGGGGACCTGAAGGAACGACGACAAATGAGCCGGCCCCCCGAGGTGCCGCCGACCGGCGGCGACCGCGCGGTCAGGTCACGCTCATGGCCAGCGGCGTGGTCTGGAACGCCAACTGGCGCCAGCGGCCTTCGTGCTGGGTCCAGACCTGCATCACGCGCGAGTCGATGCGCACGGTGCCGCTGCCGTCCTTGCGCACGGCCACGAGCAGCTGCCGGCCGGTCATGAGCGCGGTGCGGCTCAGCACCCGGACTTTCAGTTCCGAGCGGTCGATCTGCCGGTAGTCGACATGCGTGCCGCCCGAGCGGAAGTAGCTTTCGTAGTCGTCGATCTGGCCCTTGGCATGAACATGCGTGAGCGCGGGATGGAGGATCTCGCGCAGCCGCGCGAAATCGGCTCGCTTCATGGCGTCGCATCGCTGCGCCTCGAGATCGAGCAACAGCGCCTCGGTGCCGGCAGGCGCGGGGGTGGTGGAAGCTTCGGTCATGTCGGTTCCTGGAGCGTGGTGGCGGTGTGTTTCAGCGCAGTGCCGAGATCCCCGCAGGCGCGCTGCATCAGGATCGCCGCTTCCCCGAGGCTGCGTGCCACGCCGTAGACCAGATGATCCGGCCGCACAAGCGCGGCTTCGCACTGGTGGCGCTCGAACCATGCGGCAAGGATGCCGTCGGCTTCGGCCAGCGTTGCCATGCCGGGCGCCGCCGCCGCAGCATCGATGCACAGCACCTGTGCCTGGAGGGCGGCTACCGGCTCGCGCATGGCCCGCAGCGCGGCTGGATCGGGCGCACGGCGCAACACCAGCAGGAAGCCGTGCGGCAGCAGGTCGTCCATCATCTGCGGCGCGGCGCCGGGTTCGATGCATCCCATGGCCTGGGGAAAGGGCGTGCCCGCGGGCAACTCGTCGCGATCGATCAAGCCGTGGTGCACGCCGGGCAGCAGGCTCTGGCGCAGCTGCATGCGCACCTCTCCGCCTTGCTGTTCGCGCAGGCGGCGGTCGCGTTCGGCGGCGCGCACCGGGTCGCGTTCGCAGATGATCTGGCCCAGGCGCTTGACCGTCGCCGTCACGTCCTCGACCTGTGGCCCGCGCTCGTCGCCGTAGCTGTCCAGCAGGCGCTCGGGCGCGCGTTCCTCGAGCACCCATTGAAGCTTCCACGCGAGGTTGACGGCATCGCGCAAACCCTGGCACATGCCTTGCGCCAGGAAGGGCGGCATCTGGTGCGCGCTGTCGCCCGCGAGCAGCACGCGGCCCTGGCGCCACTGCTCGAGGACCACCGCGTGAAAGCGATAGGTGGCCGCGCGCCAGATGCGCGCGTCCGCGGGCGTGAGCCAGGGGGCGAGCAGCTTCCAGATGGACGCGTGCGGCATTTCGCGCTGTTCGGCCTCATCGGCCAGCAGCAGGAATTCCCAGCGCCGATGAGTACCCGGACCGACGACGTAGGTGCAGGGCCGCGACGGGTGGCAGTACTGGACATTGGTGGCGGGCAGCCGGTCGAGCTTGTCCTCGTCCACGTGCATGTCGACCACGATCCAGGGCTCGTCGAACTCGAGGCTCTTGAGCTTCAGCCCCATCTGCCTGCGCGTGGGGCTGGTGCCGCCATCGCAGCCGACGACATAGCGCGCGCGCAGCTGCACTTCGGCGCCGTCGGGCCGGCGAACGCCCACGAGCGCATGGCCCGGCGACTGGCTCAGCTGCAGCACCTCGTGCCCGAGATGGACCGACACGCCGGGGAGCTGGCCGACGGCCTCGCGCAGCGAGGCTTCCAGCGCCGGCTGGTTGAAGGTGTACGACGGCGCCCACGCCAGCGGATACGGCGCAGGCCCCATGTCGAAGTGCTGGATGGGTTCGCCGTCGCTTCCCTGGTAGATCGTCGGACGGTAGGGCGCCATGTGCGGCGCCAGCCCGCCGGCGATGCCGATTTCCTGGAACACGCGCAGCGCCTCGTGGTCGAGCGCGAAGGCGCGCGGCAGCGGGTAGATCTGCTGAGACTTGTCGAAGACCGCGACGCGCAGGCCGCGTTGGCCGAGCAGTGCGGCAAGCGTCGCGCCGACGGGGCCGAAGCCGATGACCGCCACGTCGACGGGTTCCGGGTTCTGTTGGAGCATGGGCTGTATCGAATGCATGAATTTAAAGATTGTGCATAAAACGTTATTCCGTGCGCAAAGGGTTATCACTGATGGCGCCGTGCCGCGGGGTCGAAAAGAATGCATAAAACGAGCTTTGTGCATCTACACACCCATCAGCAAGGAGACACCATGACGACGATGAAAGCCGCCCGACTGCACAAGGTCGGCGCCCCGATGGAGGTCGAGCAACTGCCGATTCCGCAGCCCGCTGCCAACGACGTGCAGGTGAGGGTGCGTGCCTGCGGCATCGTGCCCAACCTGGGCAACATCCTGGCCAACTGGACGACCTGGTTTCCGGAACTGCCGCTGCCGCCGCTGCCTGCGGTCTTCGGGCTGGACCCGGCCGGCGAGGTGACGGCGGTCGGCTCCCACGTGCACACGTGGAAGCCGGGCGATCGCGTCTACGTGAATCCCAGTCTCTACTGCGGCGGCTGCCGCGCCTGCCGCAACGGCGACCTCGTCAACTGCACGCACTACGCGTTCAGCGGCTACTTCGGCTTCTCGCAGAACTCGCTCAAGCTCTACAAGAACTACCCGTACGGCGGCCTGTGCGAATACATGATTGCCCCGCAGTACGCGCTGGTGAAGCTGCCCGACAACGTGAGCTTCAACCAGGCGGCGCGCTTCGGCTACCTGGGCACGATGTACTCGGCGATGCGCAAGGCGCAGGTCGGCCCCGGCCGGAGTGTGCTGATCAACGGCATCAGCGGCACGCTCGGTATCGGTGGTGCGCTTTTCGGCCTGGCCATGGGTGCCACGCGCATCCTCGGCACCGGGCGCAACCGGGAATTGCTGGCGCGCGTCAAGGCGCTCGCGCCCGATCGCATCGAGGTCTTTTCCAATGCCGACGGCGAGGCGATCGACGCCTGGGCCAAGGCGCGCACGGACGGGCTGGGTGTCGACACCTTCATCGACGCGCTGGGCCCCGGCGCGCCGCACGAGGCCTTCCAGCAGGGCGTGCGCGCCCTGAAGCGCGGCGGGCGCGCCTTCAACGTCGGCGCCATCGCAGGCATGGTGGGCATGGACCTGCACACCATGATGGACGAGCAGCAGAGCATCGAGGGCTCGGCCTGGTTCACCGCCGGCGAGGGACAGGACATGGCCGACATGGCAGAGGCCGGCACGCTCGACCTTTCGGTGTTCGAGCACGTGTGCTATCCGCTGGACCGCGTCAACGAAGCGATCTCGGGCATCGCGAGCCGCAACGGCGGCTTCAGCAACTTCGTCATCAATCCCTGAAAGCGCGCCATGAAGATCAGACGCGTGGTGGCAGGCACGGGCGCCGACGGCAAGGCGAAATTTCTTTCGGACGGCGCGGCGCCGCGCAGCGTCGAGTTCACGACCGTGCCCGGCTTTGCCGCGGCGCTGCTGTGGGCCACGGAGTCCACCGACACCGTGGGTGCCGGCGCTGCGGTCGACCGCACGGGCGAGGCGGGCTTCGCGCCTGCCAGCGGCGGGACTCGGCTCATGATGGTCACATTCCCGCCCGATGCGGTGATGATGCGCGCCGACTTCGACGCGGCCGCCTTCGGCGCCGAGTTCGGCCGCCTGGTCCCCGGCCTGGCCGAGACCTTCGAGCCCGATCACCCCGGCATGCACACCACCGACAGCATCGACTACGACATCGTGCTCGACGGGGAGATCACGCTCGAACTCGACGACGGTGCGCAGGTGCTGCTTCGCCAGCATGACGTTGCCGTGCAGCACGGCAACCGGCATGCATGGCGCAACCTCGGCGACAAGCCCGCGACCATGCTGTTCGTGCTGCTGGGCGCCAGGCGCGCCGGCTGAGCCGGGATCGAGTCCATGGTGCCGATGCTTTCTTCAACCCTGGCCCGCCGAGCGCGACGCGGCATTGTCCAGCCATGCAATTTCCTGCAGCAGGTCGGCGAGCGCCACGCGCAGGAAGTCGAGCGTGGATCCGTCGACGAGCCGGCCATCGCGGATCCGCGTGCCGACGTTCGCGATGGCGACGTGCTGCCGGACCACGGGCCGCGCCAGCGTGGCGGCCAGCGCGTCGCGGATCTGCGCCTGTGCGCGCACCCCGCCCGCGGTGCCCGGCGAGGCGGTCGCGATCAGGACCGGCTTGCCCTTGAGCGGGGAAGCGAAGCCGGGCCGCGAGGCCCAGTCGATGGCATTCTTCAGCACGCCGGGCATCCCGTAGTTGTATTCCGGCGAGCACAGGACCAGGCCATCGGCCTGCGCAATGGCGGTCTTCAGCCGCGCTACGGCCGCGGGCGGCGCATCGCCATCGAGGTCGGCGTTGTAGAGCGGAATGTCGTCCAGGGGAAAGAGCTCGATGGATGCCGTCTCGGGCAGCAGCGGCTGCAGGCTGCGAAGCACCGCGGTGCAATGGGATTCGCGCCGGATGCTTCCGGAAATGCCGAGCAGGCGGATGCCGTGGGTCGAAGTGCCGTGTGTTGTCATGTGGATGTCCGTGTTCAGGAAAGCAGAGTTTATGCATAAAATACATTCCATGCACAAACAAGAAATCTCCCCCGCCTACGAGCCGCCGCTGGTCGAGCAGGCCTTCAGCCGCTTGCGGCAGGACGTCCTGGCCGGCACCTTCGAAGCCGGCGCCAAGCTCAAGCTCGACGAACTCCAGTCCGCCTACGGCTATTCGAGCAGTCCGCTGCGCGAGGCGCTGAGCCGGCTGGCGCAGGAAGGGCTCGTTCGCGCCGACGAGCGCCGCGGTTTTCGCGTGGCGCCGATCTCCGAAGACGACCTGGCCGACATCACGCGCATGCGGGTGATGCTCGACGTGCCGGCGCTGCGCGAAGCCATTGCCCACGGCGACGACGCCTGGGAGGCCGACATCCTGGCCGCGTACCACCGGCTGGAAAAGGTCGAGTCCCGCCTGAGCGACGGGCCGGTCATTCTCGACAACGACTGGTCGCAGCTGCATCGCGCCTTCCACCTCGCGCTGCTGGCCGCCTGCCCCTCGCTGCGCCAGCGCGTCTGGGGCGCGAGCCTGTTCGACCAGGCCGAGCGCTACCGGCGGTTTTCCGCGCGCCACAGGAAGACCGCGCGCCGCAAGTCGAACGAGCACAAGAAGATCATGGACGCCACCTTGCGCCGCGACACGGACACGGCCTGCGCCCTGCTCGAGGAGCACATCCTGAGCACGCAGCGCAACGTGATCGCCGCGCTCAAGGCGGCCCAGGCCGCGCAATCGTAGGGGCGCGAGACCCCGTCACTGGAGACAGACAGCATGCTCAAGGTCGCCCGACCCACGCCATCGCATTTCGGCATCTTCGTCACCGACCTGGAGCGGATGGTGGCCTTCTACACCGAGACCTTCGACCTCACGATCACCGACCGCGGCGAAGGCCGCACCTTCAGGAACCAGCTGGTGTTCACCAGCGCCAGCCCGGACCAGCATCACCAGCTGGTGCTGGCCTCGGGCCGGCCGGCGGAGGCGACGTTCAGTACCGTGATGCAGATCTCCTTCGTGGTGCCGAGCATTCAGCACCTGCGCGACATTTCCGCGCGCGCCGAGGCCAGGGGCGCCACCAGCATCCGCGGCCTGAACCATGGCAACGCGCTCTCGGTCTACATGCTGGACCCGGAAGGCAACACGGTGGAGATCTATGTCGACACGCCGTTCTACATCGCGCAGCCGCATGGCGATCCGCTCGACCTGTCGAAGGACGACGAGACGCTCATGCGCGAGACCGAAGCCGCGTGCCGCCGGGACCCGACCTTCATGCCGCTCGCGCAGTGGCAGGCGCAGTTCGAGTCGCGTGCACCGACGGCGCCTGCCGCCTGACGCGCCCGCCTTTTCCCAATCCCCGCATTTCAACCGGAGTTCCCATGAAGCTTTTGTCATTTGTCCATCAAGGCCGTGAAACCTGGGGCGCAGTCGTCGGCGACGGCGTCGTCGATCTCGGCAAGGCGCGCCCCCAGCATGCGGGCCTGGTCGACTACATCGCCTCGGGCGAGTACCTGCAGGCGGCGCAGCATGTCGAAGGATTGCCCATCGCGGCCAAGCTGGCCGACATCACCTTCCTGCCGGTGATCCCGCGCTCCGAGAAGATCGTGTGCGCGGTGCGCAACTACATGGACCATCACCAGGAGGTGCTGGCCGCCGGCATGCAGCGCGAACTGTCGGAGCAGCCGCCGATCTTCCTGCGCGTGTGGCGTTCGCAGTGCGCGCACAACCAGCCGATCGTGCGGCCGCACGTGTCGGAATCGCTCGACTGGGAAGGCGAGCTCGCCGTCATCATCGGCAAGGGCGGACGCAACATCGCCGAGGCGGATGCCTTCGACCATGTGGCGGGCTACTCCTGCTACAACGACGGCAGCGTGCGCGAGTGGCAGTTCCATGCCAAGCAGATCGCCTCGGGCAAGAACTTCGAATCGACCGGCGGCTTCGGCCCCTGGATGGTGACGGCCGACGAGATCGCGCCGGGCCGCGCGCTCAAGCTCGAGACCCGGCTCAACGGCGAAGTGGTGCAGAGCAGCCACACGGGCCACATGATCTTCAGCATTCCGAAGCTCATCAGCTACGCGTCGACCATCTTCACGCTCACGCCCGGCGACGTCATCGCCACCGGCACGCCGGCCGGCGTGGGCTGGAGCAAGAAGCCGCCGCGCTTCATGAAGCCGGGCGACGTGTGCGAGGTCGAGATCGAAGGCATCGGCGTGCTGCGCAACCCGATCGTGCAGCAGGACTGAAGCCCAAAGGCCCAGCGCCCGGACCGCGGCGGCACAAGCCGCGGCCTTCATTCCACAACATTGGAGACAAACCATGTGGCACAGACGATTGCTCGTCGCCGCAGGCCTGACCCTGGCCTGCGCGGCACCCCTTCACGGCCTGGCCCAGGGCTTCCCGGACAAGCCGATCAAGATCTACCAGGGCTTTGCGGCCGGCGGCAACGCCGACACCATTGCGCGGGTGGTCAGCACGGAAATGGCCAAGGGACTGGGGCAGCCCTTCGTGGTCGAGGCCCAGACCGGCGCGGGGGGCACCATCGCCGCGTCAACGGTGGCGCGCGCCAAGCCCGACGGCTACACGCTGCTGCTGGCCACCGGCGGCCATGCGGTGGCCGGCGCGCTCTACAACAAGCTCGCCTACCAGACGGTGTCGGACTTCCAGATGGTCTCGACCATCACCTACTTTCCGTTCCTGCTGGTGGTGCGGGCCGATTCGCCCTATCGCGGATTGGCCGAGATGCTTGCGGCGGCGCGGGCCGATGCGCGCGGCGTGTCGTACGGGTCGGCGGGCATCGGCTCCACCCACCATCTTGCCGGCGAGCTGCTGGTGAAGAGCGCCAACGTCGAGATGCTGCACATTCCCTACCGCGGCGATGCGGCCTCGGTCGCGGCGCTGCTCGGCGGCGAGGTGCCGATGATCATCGCGCCGCCCACGGCCGTGCTGGCCCACATCAAGGCCGGCAAGCTCAGGGCGCTGGCCACCACCGGCGCGCAGCGCTGGAGCGTGATGCCCGAGCTGCCGACGGTGGCCGAGCAGGGCGTGCCGGGCTACGACGTGCGCTCCTGGGCCGGCTTCATGGCGCCCGCGGGCACGCCGCGCCCGGTGGTCGACCGCCTGCGTGCCGAGACGCTCAAGGCGCTGCAGGCGCCGGGCGTGCGCGTGCGGCTCGAAGAGATGGGCGGCGAAGCGCGCGGCAGCACGCCCGAAGAAATGACCACCATGGTGGCCGCCGAACTCAAGCGGTGGACCACCGTGGTGAACGATGCACACATACCCAAGCAATGAGGACCCTTCCATGTCCCTGATCGACATCCGCAAGCGCAGTCTTTCCATCGAAACCATCTACCACGAGGGCGGTCCGCCGGCCGCGACGCCGCTCAGGCTGGCGGCCGCCTGCGCGGTCATCCACAACCCCTATGCAGGCCGCTACGAGCCGGACCTGATGCCCTTCATGGCCGAGCTGCGATCGCTCGGCACGCTGCTGGCCAACGAGCTGGTCGAGGTGCTGGGCCGGGACAAGGTCGAGGTCTACAGCAAGGCCGCGATCGTGGGCGTGAACGGAGAGCTGGAGCACGGCGCCGTCTGGCACGAAGCCGGGGGCTGGGCCATGCGCCACGTGCTCGGCGAGCCGAAGGCGATCGTGCCCTCGGCCAAGGCGGTGGCCGCCACGGGCTACCGGCTCATGGTGCCGCTGCACTACATCCACGCCGCGTACGTGCGCAGCCATTACAACTCGATAGAGGTCGGCATCCAGGATGCGCCGCGGCCGAACGAGATCCTGTTCGCGCTGGTGATGGGCACGGGAGGGCGGGTGCACGCCCGCCTGGGCGGCCTCGCCAAGGAGCAGGTGGCCGTGCACGACGGGCAGCGCTGATGCACACCACCATGCAGGCGATCCAGCTCCAGGCACCCGGCGGCCCCGAGGTTCTGCAACTCGTGGAGCTTCCGCTGCCGCAGCCGCAGGCGGGCGAAGTGCGCGTCAAGGCCATGGCCATCGGCGCGGGCGGGCCCGACGTGCTGATCCGCAATGGCACCTACAAGTGGATGCCGCCGATGCCGGCGATTCCCGGCAACGAGATGGCCGGCATCGTCGATGCCGTCGGGCCTGGTGTCACCGCCCTGCACGTCGGCCAGCGCGTGTTCGTGAGCGCGCGTGAGCTCAAGCAGCGCGGCGGCTGCTACGCCGAAGCCATCTGCGTGCCCGAGGCCGCGCCCTTCGTTCTTCCCGATGCGATCCCCTTCGAGGATGCCGTGAGCCTCGGCAACTTCCAG harbors:
- a CDS encoding TRAP transporter substrate-binding protein: MVSIPRRQFVHAGAAASLAALAGFPALVRAQSTIALRFSSSMLADDNAAHYVWCQRMQANLKAAVGDAIRIDYFPNNQLGKESDVVQQVKVGSVDMMVTGSSIFATISPEIGMLDLGYLFDSYAHAGKALEGPAGATLNELLQKRSGCSILTWASHFGARSVYTKAPVKSLAEIKGVKLRVLPTPAFIETFKLMGAIPTPIPFGELYMAAQTGVVDGFEHDAATVLASKLNEVVKSCWLTEHLFSPMVVVVGKRGMDKIPASLRPAFLKAVNDATTQQRAIASDKGKAAIEELQRKGVAFFPMAAAERATVRKEMESRLWADFAKQYPATAPLFAAVNGARV
- a CDS encoding IclR family transcriptional regulator is translated as MTAILERSFKVLEHLAGHPEGRALSALSAELQMPLSATHRLLSELIRCGYVRQDQSHGDYMLTIKLVSLGLSFLSNSGIVDVAQPLLDRLAAEAGELVRLAVVDGDELTFVAKAQGATRGLRYDPDMGLSVNLSCSSAGHAWLSTMTDEQALQLVARQGFGKPEDFGPKAPTTVKALLVFLRAARKRGFAMINEVFAPAMTAMAAPVRSGNGAVIGVITIAGPLVRLTEERMLELGPALLATAEDVAHASGASALFKRRA
- a CDS encoding TRAP transporter substrate-binding protein; the encoded protein is MLHRSLAVAGLALALAVPALAQEAQDRVIRFGHLNNADHPVSFGVKRFAELLAAKSGGRMKVQEYPASQLGNEMQQQSALQGGVQQMSAPATTSLAGIVKEFGLVDFPFAVGNFAQADALLDGPLGQALIAKLPEKGLIALGYWDLGFRNVTNSKRPIARAEDLEGLKIRVIPNPVFLETFKAFKANPVPMPFAELYGALESKAVDGQENPYSVILSNKFFEVQKFVSATNHVYAANIVLVSKKFWDSLTPAEQKMMREAADEARGYQRQVSRAAAQRAVGELQAKGAQFNELAPAEQARMRQIAKPVVERFSASYDSAMVKLYGDELARIRK
- a CDS encoding type II 3-dehydroquinate dehydratase; translation: MKILVLHGPNLNLFGRREPHIYGTTTLAEINAQLHKLASEIGATLETIQSNHEGELVDFLHAHIDDAQGALINPAGLTQHGVSLHDAIKAMPFPTIEVHMSNIAAREAWRAHSIISPAVRGTIQGLGPQSYLAALRALVEMQNTSLAGT
- a CDS encoding nuclear transport factor 2 family protein; translated protein: MTEASTTPAPAGTEALLLDLEAQRCDAMKRADFARLREILHPALTHVHAKGQIDDYESYFRSGGTHVDYRQIDRSELKVRVLSRTALMTGRQLLVAVRKDGSGTVRIDSRVMQVWTQHEGRWRQLAFQTTPLAMSVT
- a CDS encoding bifunctional 3-(3-hydroxy-phenyl)propionate/3-hydroxycinnamic acid hydroxylase; this encodes MLQQNPEPVDVAVIGFGPVGATLAALLGQRGLRVAVFDKSQQIYPLPRAFALDHEALRVFQEIGIAGGLAPHMAPYRPTIYQGSDGEPIQHFDMGPAPYPLAWAPSYTFNQPALEASLREAVGQLPGVSVHLGHEVLQLSQSPGHALVGVRRPDGAEVQLRARYVVGCDGGTSPTRRQMGLKLKSLEFDEPWIVVDMHVDEDKLDRLPATNVQYCHPSRPCTYVVGPGTHRRWEFLLLADEAEQREMPHASIWKLLAPWLTPADARIWRAATYRFHAVVLEQWRQGRVLLAGDSAHQMPPFLAQGMCQGLRDAVNLAWKLQWVLEERAPERLLDSYGDERGPQVEDVTATVKRLGQIICERDPVRAAERDRRLREQQGGEVRMQLRQSLLPGVHHGLIDRDELPAGTPFPQAMGCIEPGAAPQMMDDLLPHGFLLVLRRAPDPAALRAMREPVAALQAQVLCIDAAAAAPGMATLAEADGILAAWFERHQCEAALVRPDHLVYGVARSLGEAAILMQRACGDLGTALKHTATTLQEPT
- a CDS encoding alcohol dehydrogenase catalytic domain-containing protein is translated as MTTMKAARLHKVGAPMEVEQLPIPQPAANDVQVRVRACGIVPNLGNILANWTTWFPELPLPPLPAVFGLDPAGEVTAVGSHVHTWKPGDRVYVNPSLYCGGCRACRNGDLVNCTHYAFSGYFGFSQNSLKLYKNYPYGGLCEYMIAPQYALVKLPDNVSFNQAARFGYLGTMYSAMRKAQVGPGRSVLINGISGTLGIGGALFGLAMGATRILGTGRNRELLARVKALAPDRIEVFSNADGEAIDAWAKARTDGLGVDTFIDALGPGAPHEAFQQGVRALKRGGRAFNVGAIAGMVGMDLHTMMDEQQSIEGSAWFTAGEGQDMADMAEAGTLDLSVFEHVCYPLDRVNEAISGIASRNGGFSNFVINP
- a CDS encoding cupin domain-containing protein, with the translated sequence MKIRRVVAGTGADGKAKFLSDGAAPRSVEFTTVPGFAAALLWATESTDTVGAGAAVDRTGEAGFAPASGGTRLMMVTFPPDAVMMRADFDAAAFGAEFGRLVPGLAETFEPDHPGMHTTDSIDYDIVLDGEITLELDDGAQVLLRQHDVAVQHGNRHAWRNLGDKPATMLFVLLGARRAG